A section of the Verrucomicrobiota bacterium genome encodes:
- a CDS encoding DUF5069 domain-containing protein: protein MNLTQHAPRSPRVRLGGYVILPRMLDKGRATVAGTNGEYHYNCPLDEHFLKFTGVDPEALLVEIKAGKGDGEILEWIKANSATKSTELEIKSWSSWQESRVPSSVDTREYMHEAQKKIAPHRDDIGAWFELLDVDDFVTFGGKA, encoded by the coding sequence ATGAACCTCACACAACACGCTCCCCGCAGTCCCCGCGTCCGCCTCGGCGGTTATGTCATTCTTCCCCGCATGCTCGACAAGGGCCGTGCCACCGTTGCCGGTACCAACGGCGAGTATCACTACAACTGCCCGCTTGATGAGCACTTCTTGAAATTCACCGGAGTTGATCCGGAAGCTCTCCTCGTGGAAATTAAAGCCGGTAAAGGCGACGGAGAAATTCTCGAGTGGATCAAAGCCAACTCCGCAACCAAGTCGACAGAACTTGAAATCAAGTCATGGTCCTCCTGGCAAGAGAGCCGCGTTCCCTCATCCGTGGATACCCGCGAGTACATGCACGAGGCCCAGAAGAAAATCGCTCCGCACAGGGATGATATCGGCGCCTGGTTCGAGCTTCTGGACGTGGATGATTTCGTCACCTTTGGAGGTAAGGCCTAG
- a CDS encoding MBL fold metallo-hydrolase has translation MDIAFASLPLEDTPADILGKAQRGLSLSDEALAARAGVMVEEIRELKSCGMDAEILRRVSGVLSLGARSLTEMANGRYVPAHVEPPEGLFCTSTPYHDMMVNSFVVWDPETREAAFFDTGSDAESMLVFASTNNLQVRQIFITHIHGDHILDLDRVLAKTGAQALVSALEPLEGAEAFQPGTSFSIGSLTVSTRRTSGHATGGITYVVEGLSKSLAIVGDAMFAGSMGGGKVSYDEALRTSRQEILSLLDETIICPGHGPLTTVGEQRRANPFFAD, from the coding sequence ATGGACATTGCCTTTGCATCGCTTCCCCTTGAAGACACGCCCGCTGACATCCTAGGCAAGGCCCAGCGTGGGCTTTCGCTCTCCGATGAGGCTCTTGCAGCTCGCGCAGGGGTCATGGTTGAGGAGATCCGCGAACTCAAGAGTTGCGGAATGGATGCTGAAATCCTTCGCCGGGTTTCCGGGGTTCTCAGTCTGGGAGCTAGGTCGCTGACCGAGATGGCGAACGGCCGGTATGTCCCGGCACATGTGGAGCCTCCCGAGGGACTCTTCTGCACGAGCACTCCCTATCACGACATGATGGTGAATTCCTTCGTGGTCTGGGATCCCGAAACTCGCGAGGCCGCGTTCTTCGATACCGGGAGTGATGCCGAGTCTATGCTCGTCTTTGCCTCAACGAACAATCTGCAGGTGAGACAGATCTTCATCACTCATATCCACGGCGATCATATTCTGGATCTCGACCGGGTGCTCGCCAAGACGGGCGCGCAGGCGCTGGTCTCCGCGCTGGAACCGCTCGAGGGGGCGGAAGCCTTCCAACCGGGAACTAGTTTTTCTATCGGCAGCCTGACGGTCTCTACTCGTAGGACCAGCGGTCATGCCACCGGGGGGATCACCTATGTGGTGGAGGGGCTCTCGAAGAGCCTTGCGATTGTTGGAGATGCCATGTTTGCAGGCTCTATGGGAGGAGGCAAAGTCAGCTATGATGAGGCGCTAAGGACCAGCCGACAGGAGATCTTGTCACTGCTGGATGAGACCATCATCTGCCCGGGA